ATCTCAAATCTTTTCGAGAAGCTTACCAGTCTAATGCTGCATGAAAATCAGTTGACTGACTTGCCCGAATCCATTGGAAAACTCGTACACCTTAAATATCTTGATGTTTCTAGAAATAAGCTTACATCCGTTACACCCTCTGTGAATAACTTAGCAGCCCTGCTGACGTTGAATCTAGCACAGAATGACATCACAACTCTCCCACAAATGTCCGGCATGGTAAATCTGCATGACCTTTTTGTGACTGGCAATAAACTATCATGTTTGCCAGATGATTTATGCGGCCTCCAGCATTTGGCCACTGTTCAAGCTGATCATAACCAAATCTCTTCATTGCCAAGTGATATCGGAAAAATGCACATGTTGAAGGCCCTTCATTTAGCTAAAAACGAGCTCACTGACCTTCCTCCAGCTCTGGTCTGTCTCGACAAACTTCGAATTTTGGACTTGAGAGGTAATAAATTCAGTGACCGGAGATTGTTGAAGTTGGCCAATGTAGAGCAAACTCAGCCTAAGGGTGTCTTCAAGCACCTCAAACCACTTTATGACAAGCTGTCCGCTAGCGGTAAGCTTATCTTCATATCATCTCTTTCCATTTATGCCTTGTGATAAAGCTCCATTTGAATATTAAAACGCTTTTGTGAATAGCATAGAATTTCCatatattagtagcatgtgtaTAAGTGATGTATTTTAGGGAGCAAGAAGAGTACACCAGGTGGAGATTCTGAAGATGATGAGCTTTCTGAGATCACAGAATCAATAAGAGTTAGTTGCTGTAATATCGTTGCCTCTTCTACTGAGTGCAATTTTTTGCACTTTGCAGTGGAGTTTGTCAACTCACAGGATCAGAATATAACTAATGAAGTTATCATGGCTGATTTTCTCTGATTCCCATGGTGATGCATGCGGTAGGATAATGGGCATAATACATGTAAACATTAGCTCTCAATGCATATgcattttagtttgtttctgaATGCAGGTGCTGCACTGTGCTGATGACCAAGCCTCCAAGGTGGAAGTGACTATAACAGAGGAAGTTGCTGCCGTTAGACCACACATTGTGTGTTGCATTGTCCGAAACATTGATTTATCCAGAACAGCAACAACATACAAGCAGTTTATTGCTTTGCAGGTAAATATTTGTCAGTCAACTAGAGGTACAGATGTAGCTATTTCTTTTATGGCTCACTGATGTATTGTGACTCAGTGCTGTATTCACACTATTTACATTATATTTCCCATACaatgaataatatattaatactgtGGTGTGACAGACACGGCTGCATGAAGGTATATGTGAAAAGAGGTTGCAGGCTACCATAGCCACCCACGACCTGGCCCAGATCAGAGCTCCTCTGAAGTATGATGCCAGGAATCCATCTGATACTATGGTAGGGATTTCATTTATGCTATAACTTTTCTACATACACGAATGTTTTATAGCCAAACCTTGACATACATGCGAAGTTAGTCCGTTTTTATATGCGTTCCTTATGTCtcatatggtaaaaaaatttatagccaTACAGTCCGCCTTCAGTTTTGACCACAATCCATTACAGAAAGCTGTTCAAAAAGTAAATTGCTCGCAAtctgaaacattttttattacttaaattttattttataaataatgtaAATAAGTTTAATCTGATCCAAgactaaaaaaacaaatttgtaacgaaTTGTTACATTGTTTCACAGGAAAAACTATAATAAGAGAACAGGTAAAGTATGAAGTACACTTAACATTTCAAACAtcattaaagcacataaattacataatttttttatcatatttttcaatacatcagtcttggctttcgaatgagccattgtttgacatggtgagacagacattggttggtgtttataggatttccccagagctctaccgcagaaatgttcaatggtataggcttgAAATTCGGTGCTGTGTGcacttaccgcttattttattgcttagcgCTTATATTtgtcaactacgataatgacgctagtggcaggtgaaggtaggacaactccagagaaccaatgaagatgacaaaggaatcagtgtcattagctctccatgtacaaattatttttatgatagataactcagattccaagcaccacactatgttttcctgatgatattatgcactagctctctCTGTTTATTGTGATGTTATGGGGCACGATtcagactaattaatttcaagcattgcgtgatctcgcgaaagtgcgattgacatttagtcctagccCCACgtaactgcaggtcacaatttaatcgatgtgatttcattacctttatcaatgacagtatacttaccctaggacacttatgtattcgcgtcatctaactttcgcattttcgcggtgtcatcctctcgcgaaaaattcatgagcgaaactaaactatcataacgaacgagcgaaaacgcgaaattaaatagctttgttcattaatatccataataaaatcttcatatcATAAATGCaagcaattttcgtctgtggttgggctcgatgggaaatttctggtaaactcattatagctaatacaccgactgagcagcatggcaaagcaaattaagatgatatcagtttagtcaccgaatttgtaactgatgaggacgaaagtctggtaggtgaagtcgtaaaattgaagaataattattgtagtgaagaattttattaccaactaaaaaaatatcaaccctcaccaggtccaaccacattatacagttttggttgtgaacagACACATTaaagacagtgctgctactttatctgtataatcacgaaaatctaaatattcattggctataatgtcatcaacaactaattacctgttttatgactcgtgCGCGGTAGTtgatgaactcacagaaaaatgctCGTTtgtagattagaaattctcgaacaaaagtttgaaattgtgtcgttgttttaggctgattttatagagaaatcttcggacaacacagtcaatttcataaaactcttaaggaccgtgggttatgtggtcaacaaataataaaatcagattaccacgcaattgctgagaaagtccaaaaatgcgtttatggcagtggcccctagaaaacgcataaatgcgtttatggctgcaaaagggttatacagttttggttgtgaagttggttgttacctatatattttcttcttcttgggattcgagtgtgaaagtcacggcaggAGGGACCTAggcgtcattgatagtccaagaaacaaatggcagcaagtgatcaaa
The genomic region above belongs to Watersipora subatra chromosome 1, tzWatSuba1.1, whole genome shotgun sequence and contains:
- the LOC137389217 gene encoding leucine-rich repeat-containing protein 47-like, which translates into the protein MWPEVQAAKKDKKKELLLDGAAISKRIEESGFDDSLFELVDVNLLRISQTSLQVLDPSISNLFEKLTSLMLHENQLTDLPESIGKLVHLKYLDVSRNKLTSVTPSVNNLAALLTLNLAQNDITTLPQMSGMVNLHDLFVTGNKLSCLPDDLCGLQHLATVQADHNQISSLPSDIGKMHMLKALHLAKNELTDLPPALVCLDKLRILDLRGNKFSDRRLLKLANVEQTQPKGVFKHLKPLYDKLSASGSKKSTPGGDSEDDELSEITESIRVLHCADDQASKVEVTITEEVAAVRPHIVCCIVRNIDLSRTATTYKQFIALQTRLHEGICEKRLQATIATHDLAQIRAPLKYDARNPSDTMVVPLGRQKAVTAADFMAKLKKEADDLRKAKKRNTTSGVSKYLDMLKGKTLYPFLLDRDDRVISFPPITNCESTKINAATRDVLVEVTSSKSLLICKQVAESLIKELLSLNIGSGLEGGAERTGNHLVVEQVRVVTSTAHLKTVYPSRIDLQDVPCHVQRD